A segment of the Sanyastnella coralliicola genome:
TTTGCAAAGGAGCAGGGGAGATGTCTCAACTCATTGATGACCTTCTTGACTTCTCGCGCATTGGTCGTAAGCCAGTGAGCTTCGGAGAGGTTGATATGCAGGCACTGGTCGCAGATGTCATCAAAGAATTGAGTGCACAAGTACCGGAGCGAAACATCGTCTTCAAAGCAGAAAGCCTACTTCCTTGTAAAGGAGATGCGAACATGATTCGCCAAGTGCTTGTCAACTTCATTTGGAACGCTGTTAAGTTCACCGCACGTGAAGAACAAGCCATCATCGAAGTTACCTCTGAGGCTCAGGACGATATGGTGGCCTACCAAGTTAAAGACAATGGGGTAGGGTTCAACATGAATTACGCGAGCAAGCTCTTTGGTGTGTTCCAGCGATTACATCCGCATGAGGATTTCGAAGGCACCGGAGTTGGACTCGCTATTGTACAGCGCGTTGTGACACGTCATGGTGGACGTATCGAACCTTATGGTGAGGAAGGAGTAGGAGCTACTTTCCGATTCACATTACCGTCTGTAGAGAAAGAGATCGAGCCTGAGCTAATGAAGCCAAGCGAGGTCGAATTCAAACTCTAATCAGTCGTTAAATAGTCGAAGCTTTTCCTTGATCTCAGCGATCTCATCTTCTGCTGTACGAATCTTGCGTTCGAAATCTTTCTTGAGGTCGTCAGCACCTGGTCCGGTGAAGAAGCTCATGTTGTTTTCGTACTGCAATACACGTTGCTTCAGACGGTCAATCTTATCACGCAACAAACGCTTTTCACGACGTAACTCGCGATCTCCATCGTCCTGTCCTTTCATAGAATCAAGACGATCTTTGTAGCGTGTCATTGAGCGGTCACGACGATCCATTTTCAGTTGATCGTACTTTCCGTCGATGGCTGAGAAGTAAGTTTCATTCACCGTTTTGATTGCTGATTTCGGCACGTAACCGATACCAGACCAACGGTTCTGGAATTCGCGAAGCGCTTGAAGGTCTTCATTGCGATTTCCTGAAAGCTCGAATGCTTTGATCTCTTCGATCAAGGCTTCTTTCGCTTTTTGGTTTTCTTCCTGACGGGCACCCATACCAGCGAAGTGCTCTTTCTTCGCATTGAAGAAATGATCACATGCTGCACGGAATTTCTGCCACAGCTTACGTTCTTCACCAGGAGCAGCTGAGCCAATGCTCTTCCACTGCTTCTGCATGTTTACCAATGCCTCTGTTGCAGACTTCCAATCAGTGCTTTCTTTGAGTTCATTGGCCTTTTGAACGAGCTCTTCTTTTTTCGCCTTGTTGCCTTTTTGTTCAGACTTACGGCTATCGTAGAAGGTGTTTTTCTTTTCAAAGAATAGGTCACATAACCCACGGAATTCTTGCCAAACCTCTTCGTTCTCTTTCTTTGGAGCGAAGCCAATCATCTTCCAGTCTTTCTGTAATTGGATGATTTCTTCCGTCTTCTTTTGCCACGTTCCGTGGTTGGAGATTTCCAATGAAACGATTTCACGCAGCTTGTCAACAAGGGCGCGCTTCTTCGTAAGGTTCTCTTCGTATGAACTGCGAAGTGAGTCGTAG
Coding sequences within it:
- a CDS encoding DUF349 domain-containing protein; the protein is MKAEIVEKLEGLLQTDDITSIKQGVRDLLADFKAANAKDRQIQLEKWQGEEHEEGEEFNYTPAAEDEQFDALMTTYRERVKEHGQKIAEEQRANLKAKEDILKELESLVKDEENVGKAFATMKELDERWKTIGDVPGDKYNDLREKHTRLKDDFYYNINIYKELQENDLKINLKKKEDLIEKAKGLAAVADIKEIEMLTRSYQKEWSEIGPSPRENWKELGDEFYGIVREAFSRVQAHYDSLRSSYEENLTKKRALVDKLREIVSLEISNHGTWQKKTEEIIQLQKDWKMIGFAPKKENEEVWQEFRGLCDLFFEKKNTFYDSRKSEQKGNKAKKEELVQKANELKESTDWKSATEALVNMQKQWKSIGSAAPGEERKLWQKFRAACDHFFNAKKEHFAGMGARQEENQKAKEALIEEIKAFELSGNRNEDLQALREFQNRWSGIGYVPKSAIKTVNETYFSAIDGKYDQLKMDRRDRSMTRYKDRLDSMKGQDDGDRELRREKRLLRDKIDRLKQRVLQYENNMSFFTGPGADDLKKDFERKIRTAEDEIAEIKEKLRLFND